In the genome of Flavobacterium panacagri, one region contains:
- a CDS encoding multidrug effflux MFS transporter — MTTKKYIKLILILGSLTALGPFSIDMYLPGFSGIAKDLNTTVAKVSMSLSSYFIGISAGQLLYGPLLDRFGRKKPLFIGLLVYILASLGCIYVADIDAFILLRFIQAIGSCAATVASVAMVRDLFPVKDIPKVFSLLMLVVGLSPMLAPTIGGYVTEDLGWHAVFFILMCMGIVILAASQIGLPNTYKPDTTISLKPKPIIANFLSVIREPQFYTYAFTGAIAFSGLFSYVAASPIVFMDIYKVDAKTYGWIFALMSVSFIGSSQLNSMLLKRFSSEQMIFGALISQSVISIIFLILSLNNLLGLYETIGMLFLFLACLGISNPNTAGLTLAPFAKNTGSASALMGAIQLGLGALASFAIGVFVKDSVAPMVAIMTTTTITAFIVLNIGKRFIKNKVILSDSDDVMIAH; from the coding sequence ATGACAACAAAAAAATATATTAAACTGATCCTTATTTTAGGTTCTTTAACCGCTCTTGGTCCTTTTTCAATTGATATGTATCTGCCTGGTTTCTCAGGAATTGCAAAAGATTTAAACACAACTGTAGCAAAAGTTTCTATGAGTTTATCTAGTTATTTTATCGGAATTTCTGCCGGACAGTTGCTTTATGGACCTTTATTAGACCGTTTTGGACGTAAAAAACCTTTGTTTATTGGATTATTGGTTTATATTTTAGCGTCCTTGGGCTGTATTTATGTTGCTGATATTGATGCCTTCATATTACTTCGTTTTATTCAAGCTATTGGAAGTTGTGCAGCAACTGTGGCTTCAGTCGCAATGGTTCGTGATTTATTTCCTGTAAAAGATATACCGAAAGTTTTTTCTCTTTTAATGCTTGTAGTCGGGCTTTCGCCAATGCTGGCGCCAACAATTGGTGGTTATGTTACTGAGGATTTAGGTTGGCACGCAGTCTTCTTTATTTTGATGTGTATGGGAATTGTGATTTTAGCTGCGTCACAAATTGGACTTCCTAACACTTACAAACCAGATACTACGATTTCATTAAAACCAAAACCGATTATTGCTAATTTTCTTTCAGTTATAAGAGAGCCTCAATTTTATACATACGCTTTTACGGGAGCAATCGCATTTTCGGGATTGTTTTCTTATGTAGCGGCTTCTCCGATTGTTTTTATGGATATTTATAAAGTGGATGCTAAAACTTATGGATGGATTTTTGCCTTAATGTCGGTTAGTTTTATTGGTTCCAGTCAATTGAATTCTATGTTGTTGAAGAGATTTTCTAGTGAACAGATGATTTTTGGTGCTTTGATTTCACAATCAGTTATCAGTATAATATTTTTAATTTTATCATTAAATAATCTTTTAGGATTGTATGAAACTATTGGAATGTTGTTTTTGTTCTTAGCTTGTTTAGGAATTTCAAATCCGAATACTGCAGGATTAACACTTGCTCCTTTTGCTAAAAATACGGGAAGTGCTTCAGCATTAATGGGGGCTATTCAGTTAGGATTAGGAGCTTTGGCTTCGTTTGCAATTGGAGTTTTTGTGAAAGATTCTGTTGCGCCAATGGTTGCCATTATGACGACTACAACCATTACAGCATTTATTGTCCTTAATATTGGAAAACGTTTTATCAAAAATAAAGTAATACTTTCTGATAGTGATGATGTTATGATTGCTCATTAA
- a CDS encoding NAD(P)/FAD-dependent oxidoreductase produces the protein MKIVIIGGGFAGINLAKELVNQPQIQVTLVDKNNYNFFPPLIYQVATAFLEPSSISYPFRKFFAGKKNLSFRLGELLSVSPAEKKITLSNGELEYDYLVFATGAETSYFGMENVMKNAIPMKTLNDAIVMRNTLLKNLEKAAICKDMRKRRKLLTIVVAGGGPTGVEVSGMFAEMRKNILLKEYPELDTSASNVYLVDGGDALLAPMSKESQKDTLEALTKLGVVVKLNTKVVDYVDDTVMFENGETIKTKNLIWAAGVSAKIFEGIPKESYGRGRRMATDEFNKVNGVDHIYAIGDTAITAGDKNFPDGHPQVAQVAIQQGLNLAKNFKAMVTNKPLKPFAYNDKGSMAIIGKAKAVVDLPSPKWHFKGFFAWIIWLFIHLISLITYRNRLNTFWNWMVAYFAKDQSLRMIIRPDKKTQN, from the coding sequence ATGAAAATAGTCATTATTGGAGGCGGATTTGCAGGAATCAATCTAGCAAAAGAGCTTGTAAATCAGCCTCAAATACAAGTAACCCTTGTAGACAAAAATAATTATAACTTTTTCCCACCACTTATATATCAAGTTGCTACGGCATTTTTAGAGCCTTCCAGCATCAGTTATCCATTTAGAAAATTTTTCGCAGGAAAAAAGAATCTAAGTTTTCGTTTAGGCGAATTATTATCTGTTTCTCCCGCTGAAAAGAAAATCACTTTAAGCAACGGAGAATTGGAATACGATTATCTTGTTTTTGCCACTGGAGCAGAAACGAGTTATTTTGGTATGGAAAACGTTATGAAAAATGCCATTCCGATGAAAACCTTAAATGATGCCATCGTAATGCGTAATACGCTGCTTAAGAACCTTGAAAAAGCTGCCATTTGTAAAGACATGCGCAAAAGACGTAAATTACTTACAATTGTAGTAGCAGGAGGGGGGCCGACAGGTGTGGAGGTTTCCGGTATGTTTGCCGAAATGCGAAAAAACATCCTTTTAAAAGAATATCCTGAATTAGATACTTCTGCAAGCAACGTTTATTTAGTTGATGGTGGCGATGCTTTATTAGCACCAATGAGCAAAGAATCTCAAAAAGATACTTTGGAAGCCTTAACTAAATTAGGAGTTGTTGTAAAATTAAATACCAAGGTAGTTGATTATGTTGATGATACTGTAATGTTTGAAAACGGAGAAACCATCAAAACCAAAAACTTAATTTGGGCGGCGGGAGTTTCGGCTAAAATTTTCGAAGGAATTCCAAAAGAAAGTTATGGCCGCGGAAGACGTATGGCAACAGATGAATTTAACAAAGTAAATGGCGTGGATCACATTTATGCAATTGGAGATACTGCCATTACAGCCGGAGATAAAAATTTCCCTGACGGACATCCGCAGGTTGCGCAAGTTGCAATCCAACAGGGATTAAATCTGGCTAAAAACTTTAAAGCAATGGTTACGAACAAACCACTTAAACCATTTGCTTACAACGATAAAGGATCAATGGCAATTATCGGAAAAGCAAAAGCTGTTGTGGATTTGCCAAGTCCAAAATGGCACTTTAAAGGTTTCTTTGCTTGGATTATTTGGTTGTTTATTCACTTAATTTCCTTGATCACTTATAGAAACAGATTAAATACTTTCTGGAATTGGATGGTGGCTTATTTTGCAAAAGATCAATCTCTTAGAATGATCATTAGACCAGATAAAAAAACTCAGAACTAA